One window from the genome of Nicotiana sylvestris chromosome 9, ASM39365v2, whole genome shotgun sequence encodes:
- the LOC104246387 gene encoding probable glutathione S-transferase translates to MAKEDLRLLDFWVSPFCMRVKIALAEKGLAFDSQEEDLLGGKSELLLKSNPIYQKVPVLLDSGKPIVESSNIVYYIDEKFANTKNTLLPSCAYGRSRARFWADFIDKKIYEAGMAIWRSKGEELEIAKKDFIDILKKLEGALGDKDYFGGDNFGYVDVIAISMTSWFHAYEKFGRFKVEKECPKFDAWTKRCLKRESVAGVFPDPKKVYEFVVMLRKMHAVE, encoded by the exons ATGGCAAAAGAAGATTTACGTCTATTAGATTTCTGGGTGAGTCCATTCTGTATGAGGGTAAAAATTGCATTAGCTGAGAAGGGTTTAGCCTTTGATTCTCAAGAAGAAGATTTGTTAGGAGGCAAGAGTGAGTTGCTTCTAAAATCAAACCCTATTTACCAAAAGGTTCCTGTTTTATTGGACAGTGGCAAGCCAATTGTGGAGTCCTCAAATATTGTGTATTATATTGATGAGAAGTTTGCTAATACCAAAAATACTTTGCTTCCTTCTTGTGCGTATGGCCGTTCAAGGGCAAGGTTTTGGGCTGACTTCATTGACAAAAAG ATTTATGAAGCAGGAATGGCTATATGGAGAAGCAAAGGAGAAGAACTAGAGATTGCTAAGAAGGATTTCATTGACATTTTGAAGAAACTTGAAGGAGCTTTAGGTGACAAAGATTATTTTGGAGGAGACAATTTTGGATATGTTGATGTCATAGCTATTAGCATGACATCTTGGTTCCATGCTTATGAAAAATTTGGACGTTTTAAGGTTGAAAAAGAGTGTCCTAAATTTGATGCATGGACAAAGAGATGCCTTAAGAGGGAGAGTGTTGCTGGTGTTTTTCCTGACCCTAAAAAAGTTTATGAGTTTGTTGTCATGCTTAGGAAAATGCATGCCGTTGAATAG
- the LOC104246386 gene encoding protein ALTERED XYLOGLUCAN 9-like — translation MLGAVQLGLFAAGVVLFVPMGMAGWHLSRNKMLFFSCALFITLAVGVHLVPYFPSVTSFLSSNKSSSVLPLEFTVKKDSCLSLLHQVSFDFQELNENVTNSVENKGSGRKIGSWNWVESEIVNECDFQELSKADASDLLNGSWVVVAGDSQARLMVVFLLELILGRNEMEVIRGDLFKRHSDYNIFVDEIGMKLDFMWAPYVSNLTDLMLGFKEKRSYPDVFVMGAGLWDMLHVNNASDYGVSLKSLKDSVVLMLPVSSPFVNEGDGANVLPIRTPNLFWLGMPKLIHSMLNTDEKREKMSDVMWQAYSDELYRSKLLRQSGGPLFLLDIHSLSNNCGAHCTDDGMHYHGAVYEAAVHIMLNGLLIESNQKL, via the coding sequence ATGTTGGGTGCTGTCCAATTGGGACTATTTGCAGCAGGTGTTGTACTCTTTGTCCCTATGGGTATGGCTGGTTGGCACTTAAGCCGTAACAAGATGTTATTTTTCAGCTGTGCTCTTTTCATTACCCTCGCTGTTGGTGTTCATTTGGTACCTTACTTCCCTTCTGTTACTTCTTTCCTTAGCTCCAATAAATCAAGTTCAGTATTACCTTTAGAATTTACTGTAAAAAAGGATTCTTGTTTGTCTTTACTTCATCAAGTATCATTTGATTTTCAAGAATTGAATGAAAATGTGACTAACAGTGTGGAAAATAAGGGCAGTGGTAGAAAAATTGGTTCTTGGAATTGGGTTGAGTCTGAAATTGTTAATGAATGTGATTTTCAAGAATTGAGTAAGGCTGACGCTTCGGATTTGTTAAACGGGTCGTGGGTCGTTGTAGCGGGGGATTCACAGGCAAGGTTAATGGTGGTTTTTTTATTGGAGTTGATATTAGGGAGAAATGAGATGGAGGTGATAAGAGGGGATTTGTTTAAGAGGCATAGTGATTATAACATTTTTGTTGATGAGATTGGGATGAAGTTGGACTTTATGTGGGCGCCTTACGTGAGTAATTTGACTGATTTGATGCTCGGGTTTAAAGAAAAAAGGAGTTATCCCGATGTATTTGTGATGGGGGCagggttatgggatatgttacaTGTAAATAATGCATCTGATTATGGTGTTTCTTTAAAGTCTTTGAAGGATTCAGTAGTGTTGATGTTACCGGTTTCTTCGCCGTTTGTTAATGAGGGTGATGGAGCGAATGTGCTCCCGATTCGGACGCCCAACTTGTTCTGGTTAGGAATGCCTAAGTTGATACACTCAATGTTGAATACTGATGAGAAGAGGGAGAAGATGAGTGATGTAATGTGGCAAGCTTATAGTGATGAGCTTTACAGAAGTAAGCTGCTTCGACAATCTGGTGGCCCACTGTTTTTGCTCGACATACATTCCTTGAGTAATAATTGCGGAGCTCATTGCACGGATGATGGAATGCATTATCACGGGGCTGTCTATGAAGCCGCTGTACATATCATGTTAAATGGATTGCTTATAGAATCTAATCAGAAGCTATGA